TAACTTCTCACCGTCGATTCTAGCTCCTCAAACGTTTTCATTTTTGTATTTCCTAATACTGCTGTCCCCATTGAATCATTCCTTTACAAGCTTATTTTCTTCATCGATAGGTCCAATCTTGTACAATTGTTCGTCTTCATGTCCTGTTCGTGGAAAGTCACTAGATAAAAAGTAATCAGTCAATTTACAATTTGTGTCAAGCTTTTTCGCAAGTCCTAAAAACAACTGTTGTGATGGTCTGTTTGATGGCGATACGGTCGCTTCAACATAGCGAACGTTTCTGCAGGCTTCCCGTTTCAGCAGCTGTACCAACATCCTTGTACCCAGTCCTTTTCCCCGCTCTGACTCGTGAACAGCAACTTGCCAGATAAAGAGAGTATTCGGTGCATCCGGATGAATGAAACCGGAAATAAATGCAACCGAATCTCCATCCCGTTCAACGACAATCGATGTTTCCGAAAAGATTTCACACCACATCAGGTAGCTATAGGAAGAATTCAGGTCGAGAACGCCCGTATGTTTAATAAGCTCAAAGACCCTCGCCCCATCATCTTTATTCGTTTTACGAAATCGAAATTCACTTGTTATATCCCTTGTTTTCGTCATTACCCTATTTCCGTTATGATGGATGCTCTCACCCCCCTATCCGTTTTTTAACATCTATATAAGCTTAAAGAGAAAGAACGTCTTTCGTCAAAACGCATTAAGCGCTATTTAGCGTACTCAAATGGTACTATGTGTGATTTGGCCATAAAAAACTTGCAAAGCTTAAAGATAGCTTGCAAATAGTAAAGAATGGACAGAATTTTATATGTTTATCGAAAAGTTGGAATTATTAATGTATACTGATTACGATTTAACAGTTTTAGGAAACGTAATAATTGCTAGAATAATAGCGCATATGCCTCCTGCAAGTTTTCCAACTATCATTGCAAAGACTACCTCCTTGTTTATACCTGCTACAAAACCCAAATGGCTTCCGAATACAAAGGCTCCACTTACAGCAAATGCCACATTGATTACTTTACCCCGCGGCTCCATATGCTTTAGTAAGGTAAGCATAGGAATATTATGTGCAAGTGATGCTACCAGGCCGGTCGTAGAGGTATCACTAATGCCTAGCATAGCTCCCATCTTACTTAGTGGTTTTTTTAATGTTGTTGAAATAAACATAACCATAGGAAACGCACCAGCAAGAAAAACAGCTATCATTCCAACAACCTGTATACCTTCACTTAATGGCGTTAGGTTAGGTATAACCGTAATACCTGTTAATGTTTCAATACTGATCGCTGTTAGGCCAATAATCGCCACTATTTCGATAAACTTTCCAAAAACCGAAAAGCCGGTAATCATTTTCCCAGGTTTTTTCCACAATCCAAGTGCAATAAGAATGGAAAAAAGCATCGTTGGAAATAGATTTTTTACTATCATTGAAATACTTAAATTAGCCACTAGCCCACCAATCAAACAGCCAATCGGTATCGTGATTAATCCCAAAAGAACACCTTTGGCAAAATACGCGTGATCCTCTTTTTCAATGATTCCTAGTGCCACAGGAATTGTAAAAACGATCGTCGGACCCATCATGGTTCCTAAAAACACCCAGGAGAACAATGCTGCATCAGGGCTTTCAGCCATTTCTTGTGCCAGTGCGTGCCCGCCCATATCTATCGCCAAAATTGTATTCGCAAATGCAGCCGGATCTGCTCCAATCAAACCGTAAACCGGAGCAACTATTGGCGTTAGGAGACTTGCAAGTACAGGTGCTAAGGATATAATTCCGACCATTGCCAAGGTCAGCGAGCCCATTGTATTAAAAGCATCCGAAAAACGATTGCCAAAACCAAATTTATTACCAAAACATCTATCAATTGCACCTACACAAAGGAAACAAACTACTATTAAAACAATAACGTCATTAATACCCATACTTATCACCATTCTCTTGAAAATTAATTAAGGCTTTATTATCCCATACATTCAATTAAGGTAACTACCATGAAACTCAAAAAAAATTTTTCTTTTTTTACATTCAGCCTTAAACGAGAACTAATGTTCTGTTATAATAATAAGGAGAAGGAAGGAGTATTATCAACTAGTAACCTCCCCCCCTGAAAACTAGTTGTTACATAGTCTCCTCCTTCTCTAATGTGAAAAAGTTCCATTGATTTTTTGTCCAACCGTGTTATAATTACTCTATTCTTATATCGTATTCACTCATATAATAGCGAAAATATGGTTCGCAAGTTTCTACCGGTTTGCCTTAAACAAGCCGACTATGAGTGGCAATGAAGAAAAAGTGCTGCCCGCTTTATATGGCAAGCTTTTTCTAATTCTCTCGGATGAATCTAAACCCGAAGGACGTTGTTCCACTCATGTCATGAATGGATACAGCGGCCTTCGGGTTTTTTAATTTTTGCAACATAGAGAGAGGAGAATCTATTAATGAAGACATTAAAGGATAAAATAGTACAAGAAGGGAAAGTACTCTCAGACATTGTGCTGAAAGTGGATTCATTTTTAAACCATCAAATTGACCCACAGCTAATGAAGGAAATCGGTGAAGAATTTGCTGCGCGCTTCAAAAACGCTGGGATAACCAAAATTTTAACCATAGAATCTTCTGGAATTGCACCAGCTGTCATGACCGGATTAATTTTGGATGTACCGGTTGTTTTTGCCCGTAAACGCAAGTCTGTTACCTTATCGGATGACCTGTATACCGCAAGCGTTTATTCGTACACGAAAAAGGAGACAAATGACATTGCGGTATCCATTGATTACATTGATAGTGATGATACCGTGCTAATTATTGATGATTTCCTGGCAAATGGACAGGCCCTGCTTGGATTATTGAATATTGTAAAACAAGCAGGCGCATCAACAGCGGGGGCCGGCATTGTTATTGAAAAAGGATTCCAACCAGGCGGCGACCTAATCCGCGAAAATGGAACCCGCGTTGAGTCTTTAGCAATTGTTTCTTCTTTAAAACATGGGAAGGTTGACTTTCTTGAGGAGGCTGTGGAACGATGAAAAATATCGGAAAAAATACAGCACTTGGAATTCAGCACTTGTTAGCTATGTATGCTGGAGCAGTAATCGTGCCACTTATTATCGGTGGTGCCTTAGGTTTCACTTCAACAGAACTGACATATCTTGTCTCCGTTGACATCCTCATGTGCGGGATTGCCACCATGCTGCAAATCATGAGCAATCGCTTTGTAGGAATAGGGCTTCCAGTCGTCCTCGGCTGCACCTTTACAGCGGTCGGCCCGATTATTGCAATTGGTGGTGAATATGGCATCTCAGCTGTTTATGGTTCTATTATTGCATCTGGAATTATCGTAATATTAATCAGTAGTATGTTCAGCAAATTAATTCATTTCTTCCCACCGGTCGTAACTGGATCGATTGTTACAGTTATTGGTATTACACTAATTCCAGTTGCTATCGACAATATGGGAGGCGGAAGTGGAGCAGCTGACTTCGGATCATTGTCCAATATCTCACTTGCATTTGGAACATTATTGTTTATTGTACTTATTTATCGTTTTTCCACTGGATTCACCCGATCCATTTCCATTTTACTGGGATTATTGGCTGGTACCATTGCCGCTATTTTCATGGGGAAAATAGACATAACACCAGTTAAAGAGGCTTCCTATTTTCACATGGTTCAGCCGTTTTACTTTGGCATGCCAACAATTGAATGGTCCGCAGTCATTACGATGTCTTTAGTAGCAATCGTTTCACTAGTAGAGTCAACTGGCGTTTATTTTGCATTAAGTGATATCTGTGAAGAGGACTTGAAGGAAAAACAACTTGCCAAAGGATATCGCGCGGAAGGACTGGCTGCCGTATTAGGCGGTATTTTCAACACATTCCCATATACGACTTTTTCACAAAACGTCGGGTTAATTCAAATGTCCGGTGTACGATCAAGAAAAGTCATTTTCATTACGGGAATAATGCTTGTAGCGCTCGGGTTCCTGCCCAAGGTTGGTGCTTTGGCAACGATTATCCCTCCTTCTGTTTTAGGTGGTGCAATGATTGCTATGTTTGGCATGATCGTCTCACAAGGGATCAAGATGCTAAGTGGCATCATCACGGAATCGCAGGATAATTCAATGATCATAGCCTGTTCCGTTGGCATTGGTCTTGGTGTAACTGTTGCACCAGACTTGTTCGCAAATCTGCCATCTGCCATTCAAATCTTAACAAGCAATGGAATCGTAGCCGGCAGTATTACAGCAATTTCATTAAATATCCTATTTAATATGCTGCCTGCTAGAAAAAAGAAACATTCATCTGTCGTATACAAACAAGAAGCTTTAAATTAGACCAAATTTATTCAGGAGATAGCATTGCGCGGAATTACGTGCAGTGTTATTTTTTTGCGTTTTCATCTACTTATTTTACACTTTAAGAAAGCATAAATCTTTATCGGTATAAAGTATAAAAAAATCTAAGGCTTTCGCCATTAGTTCTTGGCGAAAAGCCAAGATTTTCTAATGATTAATACGTAAAAACAAGGGAATAATTTAGTGGGTGGGCATTTTTGGGAATTATTTTTATATGCTCGAAATATCACAAAGTATTTCCTTTTATCTGAAACCTCGAACGTTTTGTAGCATAATTTCAACAAAAAAACGAACTTTTGATTTTCACTGGGCTTTGCCTTCTACTTACCTATTTTATTTTGTTATACTGTTCACAAATGATTAATGCTAGTATTAAAATATTGAAACGGTGGGAGTGTTACCGCATGAATCACAAGAAACATCATTATAAAAAGTGGCTTATGTTTATGCTGCTGGGTATGATTTTCTTCTTAAGTGGCTGTGACCAGATGACTGTATTTGATCCAAAAGGGCCAGTCGCTGAAAGCCAAAGCGATCTAATTATGTATTCCCTCTACTATATGTTTGGGATATTAATCGTTGTTTTTGTGGCGTTTACGGTTATTGTTATTAAGTACCGTGATCGTCCAAATCGTAAGAAAGATAGCTATAAGCCTAATATCCATGGGAACAAAGCGATTGAGGTTGTATGGATTGTTATTCCAATCATAATCGTTACATTGCTATCAATACCAACTGTTAACACATTATTTGATTTAGAAGATCCACCTGAAGTTTCAAATGACAAGGATCCCCTTGTTGTTTATGCAACGTCAGCAAACTGGAAATGGTTCTTCAGCTATCCTGAACAGGGTATTGAAACCGTCAATTATCTGCATATCCCAACAGACCGTGCAGTCGAATTCCGATTGTCATCTGCTGGTTCAATGGCAGCACTTTGGATTCCG
This Virgibacillus phasianinus DNA region includes the following protein-coding sequences:
- the ectA gene encoding diaminobutyrate acetyltransferase — encoded protein: MTKTRDITSEFRFRKTNKDDGARVFELIKHTGVLDLNSSYSYLMWCEIFSETSIVVERDGDSVAFISGFIHPDAPNTLFIWQVAVHESERGKGLGTRMLVQLLKREACRNVRYVEATVSPSNRPSQQLFLGLAKKLDTNCKLTDYFLSSDFPRTGHEDEQLYKIGPIDEENKLVKE
- the eutH gene encoding ethanolamine utilization protein EutH, yielding MGINDVIVLIVVCFLCVGAIDRCFGNKFGFGNRFSDAFNTMGSLTLAMVGIISLAPVLASLLTPIVAPVYGLIGADPAAFANTILAIDMGGHALAQEMAESPDAALFSWVFLGTMMGPTIVFTIPVALGIIEKEDHAYFAKGVLLGLITIPIGCLIGGLVANLSISMIVKNLFPTMLFSILIALGLWKKPGKMITGFSVFGKFIEIVAIIGLTAISIETLTGITVIPNLTPLSEGIQVVGMIAVFLAGAFPMVMFISTTLKKPLSKMGAMLGISDTSTTGLVASLAHNIPMLTLLKHMEPRGKVINVAFAVSGAFVFGSHLGFVAGINKEVVFAMIVGKLAGGICAIILAIITFPKTVKS
- a CDS encoding xanthine phosphoribosyltransferase, giving the protein MKTLKDKIVQEGKVLSDIVLKVDSFLNHQIDPQLMKEIGEEFAARFKNAGITKILTIESSGIAPAVMTGLILDVPVVFARKRKSVTLSDDLYTASVYSYTKKETNDIAVSIDYIDSDDTVLIIDDFLANGQALLGLLNIVKQAGASTAGAGIVIEKGFQPGGDLIRENGTRVESLAIVSSLKHGKVDFLEEAVER
- a CDS encoding nucleobase:cation symporter-2 family protein; translation: MKNIGKNTALGIQHLLAMYAGAVIVPLIIGGALGFTSTELTYLVSVDILMCGIATMLQIMSNRFVGIGLPVVLGCTFTAVGPIIAIGGEYGISAVYGSIIASGIIVILISSMFSKLIHFFPPVVTGSIVTVIGITLIPVAIDNMGGGSGAADFGSLSNISLAFGTLLFIVLIYRFSTGFTRSISILLGLLAGTIAAIFMGKIDITPVKEASYFHMVQPFYFGMPTIEWSAVITMSLVAIVSLVESTGVYFALSDICEEDLKEKQLAKGYRAEGLAAVLGGIFNTFPYTTFSQNVGLIQMSGVRSRKVIFITGIMLVALGFLPKVGALATIIPPSVLGGAMIAMFGMIVSQGIKMLSGIITESQDNSMIIACSVGIGLGVTVAPDLFANLPSAIQILTSNGIVAGSITAISLNILFNMLPARKKKHSSVVYKQEALN
- the qoxA gene encoding cytochrome aa3 quinol oxidase subunit II, which codes for MNHKKHHYKKWLMFMLLGMIFFLSGCDQMTVFDPKGPVAESQSDLIMYSLYYMFGILIVVFVAFTVIVIKYRDRPNRKKDSYKPNIHGNKAIEVVWIVIPIIIVTLLSIPTVNTLFDLEDPPEVSNDKDPLVVYATSANWKWFFSYPEQGIETVNYLHIPTDRAVEFRLSSAGSMAALWIPALGGQKYNMAGMQTTLFLQADEPGVYDGRNANFNGEGFTEQTFKVYAEDSQEFQDWANKKKQSAPKLTQDVYDKLLKPGIVDRYTFSSTHLAWVDHGKMGGMDYAVDRYFNAYETLMHLETDNQEEIKDHIDGKQVK